The genomic region tgtcatagttgaagtgtacctatgatgaaaattacaggcctcatctttttaagtggaagaacttgcacaattggtggctgactaaatacttttttgccccactgtaaaacAAGAGAAATATAACTAAGGTTCTGTACTGACTCAAAACGGAGGAAAACAAGACAGAGACCTGCTATTCTAGGTCTCCATTTATCATTTATGTGTTCATATATGACATTACGTTCAGTAGCATcgaccagtacacacacacacacaatacttaGGGTCTGACTCTCTAACCTGGTGCTCCTGCTCCTCTTCAGTGGCCATCAACCTCCAGACCAGCTTCCTCAGCTTCACCACTCTCATCTTGTGATGAGCGAAGAAGTCAGGAAGGAAAGTTCTGAGTAGTTTAAACTCACCTGCAAAAGAGGAAAACATTTTGATTTGTCTGTCAGTAACACTAATGTAATACTAATGAATAATACCAATGTAATGCCAAAATATACTAATATtactttcattacatttcataaaaGCCTGCAATAAATAAAATATAGACCACCAATTATGTTTCAGTATTTGGGTTTGAAATACACCACAGCTAAAAACACAAGTCAATATCAAGATCTTGTCGATAATGTGATACCCACCTCCATCTTTCAGTTCTTCACAGGAAAGGGCGCAGAGGTTGTCGTGCCAACACGTACCCCTGAGGACCGTCTTCCGCCCCAGTGACGCGCAATCCGTGTGATTTACGCACAGCGCGCGCGAAGAAGTGCTGAAGGAGAAGGAACCGTGAGGGCATTTTTCACACTCTGTGTCCGTCTCCGTCGTACCTGTGGGGGCATTTGACATTTTTAAACAAATTTATATTACTATTTGTCCGTTATAAACCGTTATATACCGTTTTTCGATCTATCTGCAAAATAACGCTATTGCGCAAAGACGGAAATTGTGATATATTTGTCCATTCTGTTTCTTACCTCTCCGTTTCACCCCGTAGCCAGAAGGACACTCCGTGTGTCTGATACAGAAATCGGCGTCCCAGTAATATCCTCCTTTGCACTCACACACCCTGTCATTGAGAACCGAGCACTCCTCCTTGACCATCTGGTGCTCCCCACAGAACGTGCCGCAGTACAGACACTTGTGCAGGTAGTTCCAGTACTGAGTGTAGTGGCCTGATGGACATGGTGTACACACGGTCTGTGTGGTGGCGGTGCAGTGCGCAGACATGTGATGGCCAGGTGGACAGCGATGACAGGTGAGTAACTGGCCGGTGGAGGAGTCCAGGTGGTGATAGGTGGCGGGGGTCTGACTTTGAAGAACCTCTTTCATTGCGCTACAGCTGAGATCAACCGACGACAGCACTACGAGGATTGTGAACAACTGTAAATATAAGAAAATAATTCATTTTGTTTAGAGCACGTTGTGACAATGTAAACATGGCtttattaaatacatttgattgatataaAAGTTTCAACTGTAGGCTAAGGTGCTACCAATTTATTACACAACATTATTGTAAAATGGACTAATAATTACAAACAGCTTTTTGTCATGGCAACACATTCACATTGTACAATATACCGAAATATGTCACTTTAAAATGTTGCAATATATAAATCATGTGTTAAAAAGGAACATCCTTGTATGTGCCATTATCCCATCATCAGAAGTGTGACTCACCATGTTGATGTTGTCTCTTGTCCAGCTGTAAAAGGACTTGATCATGGatccttctctctgccctttaTCGTCAACCGACttgaaagaggaaggggaggagtcatATCCTCTATTGTGGGTTGATTCAGACCTTATCGCCCTTTATTGTCAACTGGACAAGAAAGAGCAAGGGGAGGAGTCATATCCTCTATTGTGGGTTGATTCAGACCTTATCGCCCTTTATTGTCAACTGGAcgagaaagaggaaggggaggagtcatATCCTCTATTGTGGGCTGATTCAGACCTTTTCGCCCTTTATTGTCAACTGGAcgagaaagaggaaggggaggagtcatATCCTCTATTGTGGGCTGATTCAGACCTTATCGCCCTTTATTGTCAACTGGACTAGAAtgaggaaggggaggagtcagTTAGGATGGAGACATGCCCTCTATTAGATCATATTATAACACCTTCACAACACGCCTGGTGTCCCCAGTTAGTCACAACACGCCTGGTGTCCCCAATTAGTCATaacacacctggtgtccccaATTAGTCATAACACACCTGGTGTACCCAATTAGTCATaacacacctggtgtccccaGTTAACACACCTGTGTCCCCAGTTAACATaacacacctggtgtccccaGTTAGTCATaacacacctggtgtccccaTTTAGTCATaacacacctggtgtccccaGTTAGTCATaacacacctggtgtccccaGTTAGTCACaacacacctggtgtccccaTTTAGTCATaacacacctggtgtccccaGTTAGTCATAACACGCCTGGTGTCCCCAATTAGTCATAACACGCCTGGTGTCCCCAGTTAGTCATaacacacctggtgtccccaGTTAGTCACAACaggtgaagagggcaagacagcgcctactccccctcaggatactgaaaagatttggcatgggtcctgagatcctcaaaaagttatacagctgcaccatcaagagcattctgactggttgcatcactgcctggtatggcaactgctcggcctcctaccgcaaggcaatacagagggtaatgcgtatggCCCAAGCTTCCcgcaatccaggacctctataccaggcggtgtcagaggaaggccctaaaaattgtcaaagactcccctagtcatagactgttctctctgctaccacacagcaagcgataccggagcaccaagtatAGGTCCAAaaagcttcttaacagcttctacccccaatccataagactcttgaacagctaatcaaatggctgcccagactatttgcattacccccccctccctcttttacactgctgctactctctatttattatatatgcatagtcactataactctacctacatgtacatattacctcgacgaaccggtgcccccgcacattgactctgtaccggtaccccctgtatatagcctccacattgactccgtaccggtaccccctgtatataacctccacattgactctgtaccggcaccccctgtatataacctccacattgactcggtaccccctgtatatagcctccatattgactcggtaccggtaccccctgtatatcaaatttatttatatagcccttcgtacatcagctgatatctcaaagtgctgtacagaaacccagcctaaaaccccaaacagcaagcaatgcaggtgtagatgcacggtgggtaggaaaaactccctagaaaggccaaaacctaggaagaaacctagagaggaaccaggctatgtggggtggccagtcctcttctggctgtgccgggtagagattataacagaacatggccaagatgttcaaatgttcataaatgaccagcatggtcgaataataataaggtagaacagttgaaactggagcagcagcacggccaggtggactggggacagcaaggagtcatcatgtcaagtagtcctggggcatggtcctagggctcaggtcctcctccgagagaaggagagaattagagaacgcacacttagattcacacaggacaccgaattggacaggagaagtactccagatataacaaactgaccccagccccccgacacataaactactgcagcataaatatatatatatatacagcctccacgttgactctgtaccggtaccccctgtatatagcctccacattgactccgtaccggtaccccctgtatatagcctccacagactctgtaccggcacccctgtatataacctccacattgactctgtgctggtacccctgtatatagcctccacattgactctgtacccccctgtatatagcctccacattaactctgtactggtaccccctgtatatagcctccacattgactctgtacccccctgtatatagcctccacattgactctgtaccggtacccactgtatatagcctccacattgactctgtacccccctgtatgtagcctccacattgactctgtacccccctgtatatagcctccacattaactctgtactggtaccccctgtatatagcctccacattaactctgtgctggtaccccctgtatatagcctccacattaactctgtgctggtaccccctgtatatagcctccacattaactctgtactggtaccccctgtatatagcctccacattaactctctactggtaccccctgtatatagcctccacattgactcagtacccccctgtatatagcctccacattaactctgtaccggtaccccctgtatatagcctccacattgactctgtacccccctgtatatagcctccacattaactctgtgctggtaccccctgtatatagcctccacattgactctgtacccccctgtatatagcctccacattaactctgtgctggtaccccctgtatatagcctccacattaactctgtactggtacccctgtatatagcctccacattgactctgtactggtacccctgtatatagcctccacattaactctgtactggtacccctgtatatagcctccacattaactctgtactggtacccctgtatatagcctccacattgactctgtaccggtaccccctgtatatagcctccacattgactctgtaccggtaccccctgtatacatcctccacattgactctgtgctggtaccccctgtatatagcctccacattaactctgtactggtacccctgtatatagcctccacattgactctgtaccggtaccccctgtatacagcctccacattgactctgtgctggtaccccctgtatatagcctccacattaactctgtactggtaccccctgtatatagtctccacattgactctgtaccggtaccccctgtatataacctccacattgactctgtaccccctgtatatagcctccacattaactctgtgctggtaccccctgtat from Oncorhynchus masou masou isolate Uvic2021 chromosome 29, UVic_Omas_1.1, whole genome shotgun sequence harbors:
- the LOC135521024 gene encoding tumor necrosis factor receptor superfamily member 6B-like isoform X2, with the protein product MIKSFYSWTRDNINMLFTILVVLSSVDLSCSAMKEVLQSQTPATYHHLDSSTGQLLTCHRCPPGHHMSAHCTATTQTVCTPCPSGHYTQYWNYLHKCLYCGTFCGEHQMVKEECSVLNDRVCECKGGYYWDADFCIRHTECPSGYGVKRRGTTETDTECEKCPHGSFSFSTSSRALCVNHTDCASLGRKTVLRGTCWHDNLCALSCEELKDGGEFKLLRTFLPDFFAHHKMRVVKLRKLVWRLMATEEEQEHQEQQQHPASSLSQSDQRGLLQGQVKDWIRDASEEDLRRLPDILRRTHQSVMAERLEGKMRELQEASDCNSVRNGVTSSPHCDVEEVSQSE
- the LOC135521024 gene encoding tumor necrosis factor receptor superfamily member 6B-like isoform X1, whose protein sequence is MIKSFYSWTRDNINMLFTILVVLSSVDLSCSAMKEVLQSQTPATYHHLDSSTGQLLTCHRCPPGHHMSAHCTATTQTVCTPCPSGHYTQYWNYLHKCLYCGTFCGEHQMVKEECSVLNDRVCECKGGYYWDADFCIRHTECPSGYGVKRRGTTETDTECEKCPHGSFSFSTSSRALCVNHTDCASLGRKTVLRGTCWHDNLCALSCEELKDGGEFKLLRTFLPDFFAHHKMRVVKLRKLVWRLMATEEEQEHQQEQQQHPASSLSQSDQRGLLQGQVKDWIRDASEEDLRRLPDILRRTHQSVMAERLEGKMRELQEASDCNSVRNGVTSSPHCDVEEVSQSE